The following are from one region of the Chloroflexota bacterium genome:
- a CDS encoding ammonium transporter produces MTGEINAADVAWILMSAALVMLMTPALGFFYGGLVRRKNVLATIMHSFFMLALISVQWVLWGYSLAFGPDLGGVIGSLRWIGLNGVGLEPSPDYASSVPHLAFMIYQGMFAVITPALITGAFAERKRFKAFAIFSLLWATLVYDPVAHWVWGVGGWLGRLGAMDFAGGTVVHITSGMSALVAAIFLGRRLGFGREPMKPHDVTMTLLGAGLLWFGWFGFNAGSALSSGALAVNAFVVTNTAAAMAALTWMTLSWIHQHQPSVLGSAAGAVAGLVAITPAAGFVGVPASLLIGLGAGFLCYWAVQLKEKWGIDDSLDVWGVHGVGGVWGALATGIFASTAINPDGANGLLFGNPGQLLVQLVAVVIVSLYSMGVTWVILKALDKTIGLRVGEEEELSGLDVTQHGEVAYQL; encoded by the coding sequence ATGACGGGAGAGATCAATGCGGCCGACGTCGCTTGGATCCTCATGTCGGCTGCGCTGGTAATGCTCATGACGCCGGCTTTGGGTTTCTTCTACGGCGGGCTGGTCCGACGCAAGAATGTTCTGGCGACGATCATGCACAGCTTCTTCATGTTGGCGCTGATCAGCGTCCAGTGGGTGTTGTGGGGATATAGCCTGGCCTTCGGCCCAGATCTGGGAGGGGTCATCGGCAGCCTGCGATGGATCGGACTGAACGGTGTCGGTCTGGAGCCCAGCCCGGACTACGCGAGCTCCGTTCCCCACCTGGCGTTCATGATCTACCAGGGGATGTTCGCCGTCATCACTCCGGCCCTGATTACGGGAGCGTTCGCCGAGCGGAAGCGGTTTAAAGCGTTCGCCATCTTCAGCCTGCTCTGGGCGACCCTGGTGTACGATCCGGTGGCCCACTGGGTGTGGGGTGTGGGTGGATGGCTGGGGCGCCTGGGGGCGATGGACTTCGCTGGCGGCACCGTGGTTCACATCACCTCCGGCATGTCGGCGCTGGTAGCGGCCATCTTCCTGGGCCGCCGGTTGGGGTTCGGTCGCGAGCCCATGAAACCCCACGATGTGACCATGACGTTGCTCGGGGCCGGGTTGCTGTGGTTTGGATGGTTTGGCTTCAACGCCGGTAGCGCCCTGTCTTCGGGGGCGTTGGCGGTGAACGCCTTTGTGGTCACGAATACGGCCGCCGCAATGGCCGCGTTGACGTGGATGACGCTGAGCTGGATCCATCAGCATCAGCCCAGCGTGTTGGGTTCTGCAGCGGGCGCCGTCGCCGGGTTGGTCGCCATTACGCCAGCCGCCGGTTTCGTGGGCGTGCCAGCGTCCCTGCTGATCGGCCTGGGTGCTGGATTCCTCTGCTACTGGGCCGTTCAGCTAAAGGAGAAGTGGGGCATAGACGACTCCCTGGACGTGTGGGGTGTGCATGGTGTGGGCGGCGTGTGGGGCGCGCTGGCGACAGGCATCTTCGCCTCCACGGCGATCAACCCCGACGGGGCCAACGGGCTGCTGTTCGGCAACCCGGGTCAGCTTCTCGTTCAGCTGGTTGCCGTGGTCATCGTCTCCCTGTACTCCATGGGCGTGACCTGGGTGATCCTCAAGGCTCTGGACAAGACGATCGGATTGCGTGTGGGCGAGGAGGAGGAGCTTTCCGGCCTGGATGTCACCCAGCACGGAGAGGTAGCCTACCAGTTATAA
- a CDS encoding BON domain-containing protein, which produces MFGQPEIAHSERDQEILADVRDRLYRFNPIREVGAPVGIEVKDGVVTLTGWVRALSHKKMAAQIAAEVEGVREVRNQLYCDDELVPAAARALAEDPRTVHDFPGVQVSAYLGHIVLTGYVASQEEWDIADDVVTHVPGVRDVDNRLRVAPEELARLQT; this is translated from the coding sequence GTGTTCGGTCAACCAGAAATCGCCCACTCGGAGCGCGATCAGGAGATCCTGGCTGACGTGCGTGATCGGCTATATCGATTCAACCCCATTCGCGAGGTGGGGGCGCCGGTTGGCATCGAGGTGAAGGATGGCGTCGTCACGCTCACCGGCTGGGTACGTGCCCTCTCCCACAAGAAAATGGCCGCCCAAATCGCGGCGGAGGTCGAGGGCGTACGAGAGGTCCGCAACCAACTCTACTGCGACGACGAGCTGGTCCCGGCCGCCGCTCGTGCCCTGGCCGAGGACCCGCGCACCGTTCATGACTTCCCTGGCGTCCAGGTGTCCGCGTACCTCGGCCATATCGTGCTGACCGGGTACGTCGCCAGCCAGGAGGAGTGGGACATCGCCGACGACGTGGTGACCCACGTGCCCGGCGTGCGCGATGTGGATAATCGCCTGCGCGTCGCGCCGGAGGAGCTGGCCCGCCTGCAAACGTAG
- a CDS encoding cell division protein FtsH, producing IGMEEFEEAIERVVAGPERRSRLISEEEKRIIAYHEAGHALVMKMLPHADKVHKISIVSRGMALGYTMPLPEEDRVLNSRDRYRDELAGLLGGRVAEEIVFGEVTTGAANDLERVTKLARRMVTEFGMSEKLGPLQFGQKEELVFLGREISEQRNYSEEIAQLIDSEVRRFVEEAHERARAILLRYRQKLDEVAERLIRDETIEAEEFEAMFA from the coding sequence CGATAGGGATGGAGGAGTTTGAGGAGGCGATTGAGCGGGTGGTAGCGGGTCCGGAGCGGCGCAGCCGGCTGATCTCGGAGGAGGAGAAGCGGATCATCGCCTACCACGAGGCCGGACACGCCCTGGTGATGAAGATGCTCCCTCACGCCGACAAGGTGCATAAGATCTCCATCGTCTCTCGTGGCATGGCGTTGGGGTACACCATGCCTTTGCCGGAGGAGGATCGCGTGCTGAACAGCCGGGATCGCTATCGCGACGAGCTGGCCGGGCTGCTCGGCGGCCGCGTGGCGGAGGAGATCGTCTTCGGGGAGGTGACCACGGGAGCGGCGAACGATCTGGAGCGGGTGACCAAGCTGGCGCGCCGGATGGTGACCGAGTTCGGCATGAGCGAGAAGTTGGGGCCGCTCCAGTTCGGGCAGAAGGAGGAGCTGGTCTTCCTGGGCCGGGAGATCTCGGAGCAGCGCAACTATTCGGAGGAGATCGCCCAGTTAATCGACTCTGAGGTGCGTCGGTTTGTCGAGGAGGCGCATGAGCGGGCGCGGGCGATCCTCCTGCGTTATCGGCAGAAGCTCGACGAGGTGGCGGAGAGGTTGATTCGCGACGAGACCATCGAGGCGGAAGAATTCGAAGCCATGTTCGCGTAG
- the hflB gene encoding ATP-dependent zinc metalloprotease FtsH, translating into MNGKDHGRHTRRRQIWYSVAYLIISTMILLAINLWFLAPFRPQPAPYSRFLDALSKGTVTRAAIGVDEITWTEGEGEQAQSFRANRVPGVDDAEIVDRLHEIGAEFTGVPPSPFWSVVLSWGLPLLLLLGFWGWSVQRLPGATQALSFGRSRAKIWDESDVKVTFKDVAGVDEAVEELREVVDFLKHPEKYTAVGARIPKGVLLVGPPGTGKTLLARATAGEAGVPFFSISGADFVEMFVGVGAARVRDLFRQAREKAPCIVFIDEIDTIGRSRAGGRSPVSNEEREQTLNQLLVEMDGFDSSAGVIIMAATNRPDVLDPALLRPGRFDRQIVVDKPDLNGREAILRVHTRKVKLAPDVDLRVIAARTPGFAGAELANVVNEAALLAVRRGRQQVTMDDLDEAIDRVMAGLERKNRALNERERAIVAHHEMGHALLGMLLPHADPVHKVSIVPRGAAALGVTIQVPLEDRYLLTEAELRDRMTVVLGGRAAEEIVFGQVSTGPADDLQRATELARRMVTQFGMSDTLGPIALEATPEGFLGDERQGVPHSPYSEETAQQIDAEIRRIVDENYGRARELLQRHKEALLTLAQELLEKEVMDGSELAERLEAMGVHRLEEEDIAQPA; encoded by the coding sequence ATGAATGGAAAGGACCACGGTCGCCACACCCGGCGGCGACAGATCTGGTACAGCGTGGCCTACCTGATCATCTCTACGATGATCCTGCTGGCGATCAACCTGTGGTTCCTCGCCCCCTTCCGTCCCCAGCCAGCGCCCTACAGCCGTTTCCTGGACGCGCTGAGCAAAGGGACGGTCACCCGAGCCGCCATCGGCGTGGACGAGATCACCTGGACGGAGGGCGAGGGGGAACAGGCCCAGAGCTTCCGCGCCAATCGAGTCCCGGGCGTGGACGACGCGGAGATCGTGGATCGCCTGCATGAGATCGGCGCCGAGTTCACGGGCGTCCCGCCGAGCCCCTTCTGGAGCGTCGTGCTCAGCTGGGGTCTGCCCCTCCTGTTGCTGCTCGGATTCTGGGGATGGAGCGTCCAGCGCCTTCCCGGGGCGACCCAGGCGCTGAGCTTCGGCCGCAGCCGCGCCAAGATCTGGGACGAAAGCGACGTCAAGGTGACGTTCAAGGACGTCGCGGGCGTGGACGAGGCGGTCGAGGAGCTGCGTGAGGTCGTGGACTTCCTGAAACACCCGGAGAAGTATACCGCCGTGGGCGCTCGGATCCCCAAGGGGGTGCTGCTGGTGGGACCGCCCGGGACGGGAAAGACGCTGCTGGCCCGCGCCACGGCGGGAGAGGCCGGCGTGCCGTTCTTCAGCATCTCCGGCGCCGATTTCGTGGAGATGTTCGTAGGCGTGGGCGCCGCCCGGGTGCGCGACCTCTTCCGGCAGGCTCGCGAGAAGGCGCCCTGCATCGTCTTCATCGACGAGATCGACACGATCGGGCGCAGCCGGGCCGGCGGGCGGTCCCCGGTCAGCAACGAGGAGCGAGAACAGACGCTGAACCAGCTCCTGGTGGAGATGGACGGGTTCGACAGCTCGGCCGGGGTCATCATCATGGCCGCCACCAACAGGCCGGATGTGCTGGATCCGGCGTTGCTGCGCCCCGGCCGATTCGATCGTCAGATCGTCGTGGATAAGCCGGACCTCAACGGCCGCGAGGCGATCCTGCGCGTACACACCCGGAAGGTCAAGCTGGCACCCGACGTGGACCTGCGCGTGATCGCCGCCCGCACGCCCGGGTTCGCCGGGGCGGAGCTGGCCAACGTGGTGAACGAGGCCGCCCTGCTGGCCGTGCGGCGCGGCCGCCAGCAGGTCACCATGGACGACCTGGATGAGGCCATCGACCGGGTGATGGCCGGCCTGGAGCGCAAGAACCGGGCGCTGAACGAGCGCGAGCGTGCTATCGTGGCCCACCATGAGATGGGCCACGCCCTGCTGGGCATGCTCCTGCCGCACGCGGACCCGGTGCATAAGGTCAGCATCGTGCCCCGCGGCGCGGCCGCGCTGGGCGTGACCATCCAGGTCCCCCTGGAGGACCGCTATCTGCTGACCGAGGCCGAGCTACGAGATCGGATGACGGTGGTGCTGGGAGGCCGCGCGGCCGAGGAGATCGTCTTCGGCCAGGTGAGCACAGGGCCCGCCGATGACCTGCAAAGGGCGACGGAGCTGGCCCGCCGCATGGTGACGCAGTTCGGCATGAGCGACACGCTAGGCCCCATCGCCCTGGAGGCGACGCCGGAGGGATTCCTGGGGGACGAACGCCAGGGAGTGCCCCATTCGCCTTACAGCGAGGAGACCGCCCAACAGATCGACGCGGAGATCCGTCGCATCGTGGACGAGAATTACGGTCGGGCCCGGGAGCTGCTCCAGCGACACAAAGAGGCCTTGCTCACGCTGGCCCAGGAGCTGCTGGAAAAGGAGGTCATGGACGGCAGCGAGCTAGCGGAGCGTCTGGAGGCGATGGGCGTGCACCGCCTCGAGGAGGAGGATATCGCTCAACCGGCCTAG
- a CDS encoding universal stress protein yields MIRNILFATDASGASERALIYVEHLARVEQAKVYVLHAYEVPKQYQGIDGFEELEEQFQRVAQAAVDDSTQVLREAGVEAEGEIIEGAPAPAILEAAKRYEVDLIVMGTRGPGNMAEMLLGSVSTQVLRNAPCPVLVVP; encoded by the coding sequence ATGATCCGGAACATCCTGTTCGCCACGGATGCCTCGGGGGCCTCGGAGCGTGCGCTGATCTACGTAGAGCACCTGGCCCGGGTGGAGCAGGCCAAGGTCTACGTGCTCCACGCGTACGAGGTTCCCAAGCAATATCAGGGGATCGACGGCTTCGAGGAGCTGGAGGAGCAATTCCAGCGAGTTGCCCAAGCGGCCGTGGACGATTCGACCCAGGTCCTGAGAGAGGCCGGGGTGGAAGCCGAGGGAGAGATCATCGAGGGTGCACCGGCCCCGGCCATCCTGGAGGCGGCCAAGCGCTACGAGGTGGACCTGATCGTTATGGGGACACGCGGCCCCGGCAACATGGCGGAGATGTTGCTCGGGAGCGTGAGCACGCAGGTACTGCGAAACGCGCCCTGTCCAGTACTGGTCGTGCCCTGA
- a CDS encoding BON domain-containing protein produces MFKIGADVYCVDGRAGRLVKVVVDPHTRRVTDLIVEKGFLQKKDRVIPTDVVESADEEAIRLRITSRELANYPEYREEEFVVPAPDWKPGPGYRSEDVLHWYLRYGYGVPPLTTEIRPMMRQRVQKGIDPNETVIGRGTRVYNAEGTIGHIDHLLVNKETGEITHLVLRKGIFPRRLVVPIEMVRSISDEGIYIKATREELEKLAQHTQRSDVDILEEVRERLAAAKEFDLSRVKATLEDGLVRLSGQVADIAAKRHAETIARSVEGVVDVENAITTDTGVVARVIAALEADPRTRLAVIEVTSDHGVVTLSGEVSSAEVRRAAEEIARQQEGVISVINALEVKPDRLDELLPAVRIPPQQWQQLQQP; encoded by the coding sequence ATGTTCAAGATCGGAGCAGATGTGTACTGCGTGGATGGACGCGCGGGGCGGCTGGTGAAGGTCGTCGTGGATCCCCACACCCGGCGCGTGACGGACCTGATAGTGGAGAAGGGATTCCTGCAAAAGAAGGACCGCGTGATCCCGACGGACGTGGTGGAGAGCGCCGATGAAGAGGCGATCCGCCTGCGCATCACCAGCCGAGAGCTGGCCAACTACCCCGAATATCGAGAAGAAGAATTCGTCGTACCCGCGCCGGATTGGAAGCCCGGCCCCGGCTATCGCAGCGAGGACGTCCTGCACTGGTATCTGCGTTACGGATACGGCGTGCCCCCTCTCACCACCGAGATTCGGCCGATGATGCGACAGCGCGTACAGAAGGGCATCGACCCCAACGAGACCGTCATCGGCCGGGGAACGCGCGTGTATAATGCGGAGGGGACCATCGGGCACATCGATCACCTGTTGGTGAACAAGGAGACGGGGGAGATCACCCACCTGGTCCTGCGCAAGGGGATCTTCCCTCGCCGGCTGGTGGTTCCCATCGAGATGGTCCGCTCCATCAGCGACGAGGGGATCTACATCAAAGCCACGCGTGAGGAGCTGGAGAAGCTGGCTCAGCATACCCAGCGTTCGGACGTGGACATCCTGGAAGAGGTGCGCGAGCGTTTGGCCGCGGCCAAGGAGTTCGACCTGAGCCGGGTGAAGGCGACGCTGGAGGACGGCCTGGTTCGCCTGTCCGGCCAGGTGGCGGACATCGCCGCCAAGCGCCACGCGGAGACCATCGCCCGCAGCGTCGAAGGCGTGGTGGATGTGGAGAACGCCATCACGACGGACACCGGCGTGGTCGCCCGCGTGATCGCGGCGCTGGAGGCGGACCCCCGCACGCGTTTGGCGGTGATCGAGGTCACCAGCGACCATGGCGTGGTCACGCTGTCAGGCGAGGTCAGCTCGGCTGAGGTCCGCCGGGCGGCCGAGGAGATCGCCCGACAGCAGGAGGGGGTGATCTCGGTGATCAACGCCCTGGAGGTGAAGCCGGATCGCCTTGACGAGCTGCTGCCAGCCGTGCGCATCCCCCCTCAGCAATGGCAACAACTACAGCAACCATAA
- a CDS encoding tetratricopeptide repeat protein: MGAVVSTPLVTTKILLPRLRSDLLRRPRLIDFLHSHVNRKLILISASAGYGKTSLLISFAHETELPVCWYSLDPSDNDPRLFLEYLVASIRQRFPDFGQRTLVLLRESARNELEPAVNMLINEIQTRIQGDVVIILDDYQEVEENAQVNAIVDRLLRHLPDTCHIILSTRTLPRRLSLTTLTARRQAAGLGANDLRFTPAEIQALAEQNYQLTLTEEQAAAWAERSEGWITGILLTTHAMWQGLLQSLMRIQGSGSQVFEYLANEVFQQQPEEIQHFLLASSVFREMTPAMCDALLEINNSLAVLQTLELRNLFINRLEGPEAWFRYHQLFREFLEQKLRTEFPDEYRRLHRRAGELAQDMGRWDAAVYHYHEAELPERIAALIEQVAADVYDRGRWRTLTRWMDLLPQEIQDRHPMLKFWRAKIYVEMADLDEALRLLHEACEGFRAVGDLKRLARALVEHASVLRLMGDHMGAIADCEAVLEMGERAETSTIALAHRVIGTCYGLRGEFTVGARELEEALRLYRQIRDRDNEAYLYHDLGTMYELIGDIDRSSAYFRQALRYWEATDKPWALANTLNSIGNSHYYRGEYEEAQKALERALDKAREAGYTRIEAYILASLGDLYRDTGRLSEAVRAYRDGLEIAQQVNEAMITVYIMAALGNAYRQQRQWSQAQGILQQALLLAEHHDSGYEIGLCKLSLGMLVCDMGDHTKAQQYLEQAYALFESGGAQREQARAALQLAHLEFVRLHRPQAIQFLLIALDIAENIGCDQFMLTDGTRLLPLYRYALRRRVGVSRLRKICNRIREMQRAQEPASVTVRPMPQTVRIQAFALGPSRVMKDGRLLTRADWGSTVTREMFFYLLEHRQPLRKEQIIDIFWAEVNEEKANSNFHSTAYRLRRAIAQDTLLYENGLYRLNPDLEIWYDVDAFQELIAQVAREDLSMEQREELLERAIDLYQGDFLAEFYSDWCVPQREALKGLYLEAVLQLGGIRVLQDDPEGAMEMFETALGVDSYREETYMLLMQMCALKGDLDGVRYWYRRCEDVLMQELGMPPSEATTRFYRELLG; the protein is encoded by the coding sequence ATGGGAGCTGTGGTATCCACCCCGCTGGTGACCACTAAGATATTGTTGCCTCGCCTGCGTTCCGATTTGTTGCGTCGCCCTCGGCTGATCGATTTCCTTCACTCGCACGTGAACCGCAAACTGATCCTGATCTCCGCCTCCGCCGGATACGGCAAGACGTCCCTGCTCATCAGCTTTGCCCACGAGACGGAGCTGCCCGTCTGTTGGTACAGTCTGGATCCGTCGGACAATGACCCGCGCCTGTTCCTCGAGTATCTGGTCGCCAGCATCCGTCAGCGATTCCCGGATTTCGGCCAGCGTACGCTCGTGCTGCTCCGGGAGAGCGCGAGGAATGAACTGGAACCGGCCGTCAACATGCTCATCAACGAGATCCAGACGCGTATCCAGGGGGACGTGGTCATCATCCTGGATGACTATCAGGAAGTGGAGGAGAACGCACAGGTCAACGCGATCGTGGATCGGCTGCTTCGGCATCTGCCGGACACCTGTCACATCATCCTGTCAACTCGCACGCTGCCGCGTCGTCTCTCCCTCACCACGCTGACCGCCAGGCGACAGGCCGCCGGGCTGGGGGCGAACGATCTGCGTTTCACCCCTGCCGAGATCCAGGCGCTGGCCGAGCAGAACTATCAGCTCACGCTCACGGAGGAGCAGGCCGCGGCCTGGGCGGAACGCAGCGAGGGGTGGATCACGGGCATCCTCCTGACCACGCACGCCATGTGGCAGGGGCTGTTGCAGTCGTTGATGCGCATCCAGGGCTCCGGCAGTCAGGTCTTCGAGTATCTGGCCAATGAGGTCTTCCAGCAGCAGCCCGAGGAGATTCAGCACTTCCTGCTGGCGAGCTCCGTCTTTCGGGAGATGACGCCCGCCATGTGTGACGCCCTGCTGGAGATCAACAACAGCCTCGCCGTGCTCCAGACCCTGGAGCTGCGCAACCTGTTCATCAACCGGCTGGAGGGGCCCGAGGCCTGGTTCCGCTATCACCAGCTCTTTCGCGAGTTCCTGGAGCAGAAGCTGCGCACTGAGTTCCCCGATGAGTATCGCCGGCTGCATCGCCGGGCCGGCGAGCTGGCGCAGGATATGGGCCGGTGGGATGCCGCCGTCTATCATTACCATGAGGCGGAGCTGCCCGAGCGGATCGCGGCGCTCATCGAGCAGGTCGCGGCGGACGTGTACGACCGGGGACGATGGCGCACGCTGACCCGCTGGATGGACCTCCTGCCTCAGGAGATCCAGGATCGGCATCCCATGTTGAAATTCTGGCGTGCGAAGATCTACGTGGAGATGGCGGACCTGGATGAGGCGCTGCGACTGTTACACGAGGCTTGCGAGGGCTTCCGAGCGGTGGGTGATCTCAAGCGACTGGCTCGTGCGCTGGTAGAGCACGCCAGCGTGCTCCGTCTGATGGGAGATCATATGGGCGCCATCGCGGATTGCGAGGCGGTCCTGGAGATGGGCGAGCGGGCGGAGACATCCACCATAGCGCTGGCCCATCGCGTCATCGGCACGTGCTATGGGCTGCGCGGCGAGTTCACCGTGGGCGCTCGTGAGCTTGAGGAGGCGCTGCGTCTGTATCGCCAGATACGGGATCGGGACAACGAGGCGTATCTGTACCATGACCTGGGCACGATGTACGAGCTCATCGGGGACATCGACCGCTCGAGCGCGTATTTCCGGCAGGCGCTCCGGTACTGGGAGGCGACGGACAAGCCCTGGGCCCTGGCCAATACGCTGAACAGCATCGGGAACAGCCACTACTATCGCGGGGAGTACGAGGAGGCTCAGAAGGCCCTGGAGCGGGCGCTCGACAAGGCGCGAGAGGCAGGCTACACCCGTATCGAGGCGTATATCCTGGCCAGCTTGGGCGATCTGTACCGGGACACAGGGCGGCTGTCAGAAGCCGTTCGGGCCTATCGGGATGGTCTTGAGATCGCCCAGCAGGTGAACGAGGCCATGATCACGGTGTACATCATGGCCGCGCTGGGCAACGCCTATCGTCAGCAGAGGCAGTGGTCTCAGGCGCAGGGGATCTTGCAGCAGGCCCTTTTGCTGGCTGAACATCACGATTCCGGGTACGAGATCGGATTGTGCAAGCTCAGCCTGGGCATGTTGGTGTGCGATATGGGCGATCACACCAAGGCTCAACAGTACCTGGAGCAGGCCTACGCCCTGTTCGAAAGCGGCGGGGCTCAGCGAGAGCAGGCCCGAGCGGCGTTGCAGCTCGCCCATCTCGAGTTCGTCCGTCTCCATCGCCCGCAGGCGATCCAGTTCCTCCTGATCGCGTTGGACATCGCGGAAAACATCGGGTGCGATCAATTCATGCTCACGGATGGAACGCGGCTCCTCCCCCTCTACCGATATGCCCTGCGGCGCCGGGTGGGGGTCAGCCGGCTGCGCAAGATCTGCAATCGGATTCGGGAGATGCAGCGGGCGCAGGAGCCGGCCAGCGTCACAGTCCGGCCGATGCCCCAGACGGTCCGGATTCAGGCCTTCGCCCTGGGGCCGTCCCGCGTGATGAAGGATGGCCGTCTGCTCACGCGGGCGGACTGGGGCTCCACGGTCACGCGTGAGATGTTCTTCTACCTCCTGGAGCATCGTCAGCCCCTGCGCAAAGAGCAGATCATCGACATCTTCTGGGCGGAGGTGAACGAGGAGAAGGCGAACAGCAACTTCCACTCCACGGCCTACCGACTTCGCCGGGCGATCGCGCAGGACACGCTCCTCTACGAGAACGGGCTCTATCGCCTGAATCCGGATCTGGAGATCTGGTATGACGTGGATGCGTTCCAGGAGCTGATCGCCCAGGTCGCCCGGGAGGACCTGTCGATGGAGCAGCGGGAGGAGCTCCTGGAGAGGGCGATCGATCTCTATCAGGGCGATTTCCTGGCCGAGTTCTACTCCGATTGGTGTGTGCCGCAGCGTGAGGCGCTCAAGGGGTTGTATCTGGAGGCGGTGTTGCAGCTGGGAGGGATTCGGGTGCTTCAGGACGATCCCGAGGGGGCGATGGAGATGTTCGAGACGGCGTTGGGGGTGGATAGCTATCGCGAGGAGACCTACATGTTGCTCATGCAGATGTGCGCTCTAAAGGGGGACCTGGATGGCGTGAGGTATTGGTATCGGCGCTGTGAGGATGTGCTCATGCAGGAGCTGGGGATGCCCCCCTCGGAGGCGACCACACGGTTTTACCGTGAGTTGCTCGGGTAG